Genomic window (Mobula birostris isolate sMobBir1 chromosome 20, sMobBir1.hap1, whole genome shotgun sequence):
gttgaaagtttgaatgggcgGGCTGCTGACGAGAGAGCTGTCAGGTTAAATCATTCCATAGAGACAGCTGTCAATTATCTGCAATCACTGGGCAATGCTTTTCGTCTGAAtagaagcccaatggagctcctGGTGGGGTTTCAAAGTATGCGTCAGGAGCAGGGGGAGAaggtttctgcttttattttatggCTACgggggcagctaaattgcttgcggcacagaggggtcattcaggcggctgagcTGGGACGGATATATAGCCAGGGGTGCCCTGTCACATGATCTGATTGTGTGGGGTCTGTGGCAGTCTCGTAAGACGGGCCCCCTCCATCTTTTTTTGAGCTGATCGGAGAGGTACAGGACAAGGAGAACGCGGCGGACGCGTCAGAGGACtcagtcagcagggtacagtcctcggtagtgtcCCCTGCagtgaagtgaccacagatagaCTACCCCGCGGAGCAGTAGAGGAGAtagtggcagagttgagaacggagATACGTTGGCTGTTATCAGCaggtgtgccccccccccacgCCCATATGATGGAGCTGCTGGGCTGGGTGCAGATTCCCCAAGGGGACGATCAAtgcggagggctgctggcagcaggtgtcaggccagaaggagaatgaacccccggGTACCTCTGCAGGGAGAGTCGTTGGGGAAacctagaggagacccagtgagggaacggcctggtgtctctTGGGGAatacgttcccagcaatgtaccaaggaactcccgaaaatgaaggcttagtgggaccagaTAGGGAGTATTTACGCTAAAGCCATATTCGACACTGGATCACAGGTCACCTTACTGTTCCGTTCGTTTTACAatcggtatctgaagcatttacccttgacaccattcaatGCACTGGAGATCTGAGTTATCAttgctggtgattatccatacgacggttatttgtcagtgaaactggagttctcggaggccaaCGTGGGAGTGTCTGACGTTCTTGATACAGTGGTGCTAGTTTGTCCGGACCCTGTTGAGACGGGCGGTGTCTCaagaataggaaaacagattattatctgaatggtggccgattaggaaaaggggaggtgcaacgagacgtgggtgtcattatacaccagtcattgaaagtgggcatgcaggtacagcaggcagtgaaaaaggcgaatggtatgctggcattcctagcaagaggattcgagtacaggagcaaggaggtactactgcagttgtacaaggccttggtgagaccacacctggagtattgtgtgcagttttggtcccctaatctgaagaaagacattcttgccatagagggaggacaaagaaggttcaccagattgattcctgggatggcaggactttcatatgatgaaagactggatcgactaggcttatagtctctggaatttagaagattgaggggggatctgattgaaacgtataaaattcaaaagggattggacagactagatgcaggaagattgtttccgatgtcggggaagtccagaacgaggggccacagtttgaggatagaggggaagccttttaggaccgagattaggaaaaacttcttcacacagagagtggtgaatctgtggaattctctgccacaggaaacagttgaggccagttcattggctatatttaagagggagttcgatatggcccttgtggctacgggggtcagggggtatggagggaaggctggggcggggttctgagttggttgatcagcatgatcataataaatggcggtgcaggctcgaagggccgaatggtctactcctgcacctattttctatgtttctatgtttctatgaatggcagagcaggctcgaagggccaagtggcctactcctgcacctgttttctatgtttaattcaggtggggaccaacaccctggtgaggaggctcatgggggcctgcaaggagaaggctggggagagcTTTTTGGGGACATTGTCCGTGCACCCAGTGTTTCAAGCTGCTTTCGAGGAAGTGTGTCACAGCAGGGAGTCcgataccgaatttaaacgagggtCTGTGTGGCtcacccagtcgaagccaatggtGGTATGGTCTGGGGAAATAGCAAGACTGATGGGGACCCCCAAACTTCACGAAGTGCATGAGGGCAAAGCTCTCTTAGCGGACGCTCTGGAGGACCAGGAAGAGGAGTCGGGATATCCTGCTGGGCTACTAGTGAGGCCCGAAATTCAGAAGACCTCTGTTGTACAGGCGAGCAGGAGGGCAGTGATCGTCAGGAACACTATGAAgtgggaggtcaccttcaagcgggggaATGCTCCTAGCGCATTTGTTCCCGGTGACAGTAATGTTTAGCGCCCCCCCGTGAGGAACtccggggagaaactattggaaaagcgggaaagttgaccgctgagtcattcaacttcgagAACTCCCCGGTGCCACCGGGTTGGAAACTGAtgttggtagagaagatgttgaactTGGAACGTGTCCTTTCCCttggcgagtttgatgtgggttgttccaagagtacGTGTCACACTACCtgggtgaccgaggacaccccgtttagagagaggtatcggcgactggcccctgcagacgtggaagacgtgcagcagcatttgtgtaGGTTGAAGGAAGCTGGTatcatcactgagtcccaaatcccctatgcgtccccaatagtagtggcccggaagaagaatgggaaggtacacatgtgtgtggactataggactctgaccGTCCCTACCGGTATACGGTCCCATGGATCAAAGATGCGCTGTCCTGTCTGAGAGGTGTGGAGTAgtttaatgtgctggatttgaggaATGGATATCACCAGATCCCGATAAGTGAGGGCGATAAATAGAAGACAGCATCTTAATGTcccctgggtttcctccagtttgaaaggatgccccagggcatatcgggagcccctgcaaacttccagcgggtcatggagaagatggtAGGGGATATGATCTTGCTTGAGGTGTTGGTGCATTTGGATGAgctcatagtatttggatccacatcggaagaacacgaagcgaggctactgaaggtagTCGCCCTCCTGAAAGGTAAAaagttaaaactttccctggacaagtgccagttctgcaaaacGTCAATTGGCTATATCGGACACATAATCTCACATGATAGAGTAGTTACagacccggctaagatagaagcggtgaccacttggccaaggccccagactgtgagcgcccTGCGCTCGTTCCTggggttctgtggttattatcggagattCCTGATGGAGTAGCTACAGAACCGGCTAAGGTAGAAGCGGTGACCacctggccaaggccccagactgagCGCCTTGCGCTCGTTCCTggggttctgtggttattatcggagattCCTGACGGGCGAggccaaagtgagtcaccccttgaatcagcttctgtgtggttaccctcccctgaggaagaaagggagggtgaaaaggacaggagagtggagaaTATTTAAACCCGTCGGAGCCCTTTGGACAGAGATGGGatgtaaaatgtgaggaggcctctcagttgctgaaggagctgctgacccaggcacCGGTGCTGGATTTTGCGGACTCCCGATAGCCGTATGGACTGCATAcagatgccagccgagagggttTAGGCGGAGTGTTCTGTATCAGGTTCAAGGCACTGGGTTCAGGCCTGTGGCGTAAGTCAGCCGGACCTTGTCGCCTtccgagagaaactatcccacgcacaagttTGAATTCCTgccgttgaaatgggcggtggtggataaacTGAGTGACTAACTCTACGAGACCAAGTTTCAGGTGAGGACTGAAGTTTGAAGTGACCTCGGCGAAAGTGGATGtgacaggccatcggtggttggcagcgTTGTCTGCCTGTGATTTCAGCCTGGAGCACCAGCCGGGGAGCCGGAACATTGATACGGATGCTTGTCCCGACAGATTCATTCGGGACAGGACAGGagcgaggagtgggagagcgtttcTGACCCTGGGTAAAAGCCACAATGAAGACCGAGGAAAAGGAGAAGCAGGATCGAGCAGCGGATCAATTGGTGGCTTCTGATGACGCCATACCcccagtttactgtaacctgactgctgccggaattgagttctggggaagtggcagctgctcagagaGATCACCTGGGCAGTGGTACTATTTGGTTCGCGTCGAAAaaggagacatggctcaggcggagaagatgaaacacgcttcggtgcctccattactgaaagaGTGGCCTCGATTGGAGTTGAAGAATTAGATCTTATCCCGGGTCACGTCAGCCCCGGACCGACcccggcgttgccagctggttctgcccaagaagtatcggaggattgcgttgacgtcacttcatgatgatcctGGACacttgggggtggaaaagacctatggattgcccAGAGACCAgctttactggccccgaatgaagtcggaggttgaagaatactgcaagtcgtgcattcgctgcatacgccggaagacactgcctatgcgagcagctcctttgtcccactttcaggtgcagggcccctggacctggtgtgtatagagttcctgtccatagaacccgatgccagcaacacggcgaatgtcttagtcatcactgACCACTAAACCAGATATGCTCAGGATTTTCCTACCAAGGACAGGTGGGcgactacggtggcaaaagtgttatgggagaagtacttcgttcattatggccttcccaggcggatacatagtgaccagggacgggacttAGAGAGCAGCCTCATCTATGAGTCACTgcgcatgcttggagttgagaagtcgaggaccgCGCTCTATCACGCGCGGGGCGATCCCCAGCCTGAGGGGTTTAACAAGACCTTGCTAGACGTACTCGGGACCATGGAGATCAGCAAGAGctggtggagtcaacatattgggcatctggttcactgttacacgaaatgaagctactgggtactcgccatattacGTGTTGTTTGAGCGCGAGGCGAGGTTACCCAATGACCcttgttttgggactgatgagGTTGACTTACCACCGAAGCCTTATCTGAAGTATTTGTGTGATATGAGGAgcgagctgaaaagggcttatgaattggctGGGGTTACAGCCGCCAAGCAGAACCGAGGATAttagaggaggtatgatcagaaagtgaggttctcccaactcctgccgggagaccgagtcctcataagaaaattggggctacctggaaagtacaagttggctgaccgctgggcggccacaccctatgtggtggagagtcagatgccgaaccTACCAGTGTTCCGGGTGAGaccagagcagaggaaggggccTGTCAATATTATCAATCGGAACCACCTATtgtctctgggacaagaggtgcaggtagaccaggAGGCCAACTTGGAGACtccacctagtaagaggactctgcgaaaACGCACGCGACTGCAGGGACCACAGCGGGAGAGGCTGGGCCGGGCCCCACCCAAGAGTGGggtactgattcggaggatgatgatctggatgtgaggtacatgctgccttttgctaagtcctcattgattgaggaagagtcTCCTGGCCCTTCTCCCATTGAGTTAGGTGAAGTGGgggctatctgtgggcagcctgggttacagcgggaccctgaaggagaggaaGCGGGACCTGGacatgggacagggggctccgagttgcCGGGGGCCATGAGTGGTAGATCGAGGGAGGACTCGCTAAATAGAcccgaagtatccccagtagcgtCTGAGCCTGAAGTGTTAGATGAGGAGGTACGAAGGtgtcagagaattaggagaccagcAGATAGGTTGGCCTAGGTAGCGTCAGGGGAACAGGGCGTGATCTCTACCGTTTaaggagctatgtcactgccttttgcacctggattgggctttgtgttttgcaggaagggttggcgaattatctcaacgCATGAGGACAGGAATAAATTTGGCGGGGGgagaatgtaatggcttctctgtaatctTCACCGCttaggtaatggtttctctgtagcaggactgtttgggttatggctagagataacagggctGGGGAATGCAGGGGTTAGCCAATCAGGGGTTTGTAGCCCTATCTTGAGATTCTGGAAGCAGTTGATTTCCCACTCTTTTGCCAGAGGAAAagggggagatgaagagagaagacgcaaatggagagatttggtagacaGCAGGACGGGGTGGACTCGGAGCGGGGGTCCAAAGGACGCGACGCCCAGAGCAGATCAACATTATGTgtacagactgtttaataagatttgggcccttttccttatatattttgtttctctaataACCATATAGTcgaagtaagagttataaagcatcacacatcaaagttgctggtgaacgcagcaggccaggcagcatctgtaggaagagatgcagtcgacgtttcaggccgagacccttcgtcaggactaactgaaggaagagtgagtaagagatttgaaagttggagggggagggggagatccaaagtgataggagaagacaggagggggagggatggagccaagagctggacaggtgataggcaaaaggggatacgagaggatcatgggacaggaggtccgggaagaaagacaagggggggggaacccaaaggatgggcaaggggtatattcagagggacagagggagaaaaaggggagtgagagaaagaatgtgtgtataaaaataagtaacagatggggtacgagggggaggggggccttagcggaagttagagcaacccagacggaatataaggtgttgttcctccaacctgagtgtggcttcatctttacagtagaggaggccgtggatagacatgccagaatgggaatgggatgtggaattaaaatgtgtggccactgggagatcctgctttctctggcggacagagcgtagatgttcagcaaagcggtctcccagtctgcgtcgggtctcgccaatatataaaaggccacatcgggagcaccggacctcgccaatatataaaaggccacatcgggaacaccggacctcgccaatatataaaagcataATTGTTTTATCACATATTGTGTATTTTTTATTTCTGggcactgatttgtaacaggagacacatcacgcagcatccacccaaacgaggtTTCTTACGTTTGGCCGGGCTGGGCTTTATCACCCCCAATATTAAGCCGCTAGGCGAAGCGAGTGTTAcacagaggtacaacattagctatTCGCCAGTCCTTCTGTAAGGTTAGTCACCTGGTGGAGTTCATTAAACAACACCAGATCCAGTACGGCACAACTCTCGTTGGACCGTCCTCAAATTGATTTAATACACCTTCCTGGATACACTGAATAAATTCTGCTCCATCTGACAAGGTCTCAGACAAGAACGCTATTAAGTTTAATTATTTAGTTAATCTGATTTAATATCTGTTTCACGTCCTGGTAGCTGTGATTGCACCCTtgcacccttcctgtttctgagctCCACAGGAATGGACTCCGTGACTGACGACTCAATTATGTCTCTTCAAAGTCCAGCTGTGACATTGTGCCTTAGAAGTAGTGCAACTACGACACAACCCCCTCCTTTACCTCCTCCTTTATCTTTTCTAAATCTCCAAAAAACAGGTACATTAATCTTTATTCCTACCCCACTCGCAACCAAGTTTCAGtataatggctacaacatcgtaGAACCATGTTCTAAATTCATCACGCGTACCCATCCTGTCATTAAAATATATAAACTTCAAGTGATCCAAACCACCGTAACTGTTACTTCGATTTTACACTTCATGACACATATCTTCTGGTCCTGTCCTTCATTTCGTGACTTCAGGCTCCAGTTCCCAGCCCCCCGCAAAACTAGCTTAATCTCTGAGTGACTAGTTCTGGGCccctatctgagaaaagatgttttgactttggagacggtccagaggagaatcacaagaattattccaggaatgaaagggttaatgcttgAGCagctgagttataaagaaagcttgaataggttaggactgacctaagattgagggaagatttgatagagctatacaaagaGTAAatttaagcaggctttttccagtgagaGGAGGGGGTTGGTCGGAGTTGAATTAGAACAATAGGTCACGGGTTCATGGTGAAAGGTTAATAGTTTAATGGGAACAAGAGAcaaaacgtcttcactcagagtgtcctGGGAGTGTGGAACCGGAGGCCGGCGCAAGAGGTGCATGCAAGCTGGATTTCAATGTAAGGGGGTTTCAGGGGGGCTAcgtcaacatttaagggaagtttgaataggtacgtgGTTGGTAGAGGTAAGGAGGGGCTGTGGCCCGGGAGCTGGACGATGGGAAAGACAGGTTAAACAGTTTGGTTCGAACTAGATCGGCGGAAAAGACTTTTTTCTGTGCTGCAGCTTTCTATGACTATCAGATAAATGATGATGTTCATCGATACAGTTCCGAATTCACCGCTATCATCCCGGCAAACCCTGTTAAACAGTTTCAAGTCCTTGACCTCAATAGGACCCTGTACAAATGGGTGcaagatttcctcatttgcagatccTAGTCAGCTGGGATATGCAACAATATCTCCACCACAATCTGCATCAGCACTGGTGAACCACAAAGCTGCGTGCTTAGCCTCCCTGCCCTACCCGCTTTACACATTTGTCAGTATAGATAATCAGAACTCCAAAGCCATGATCGTATTTGCTGACGACGCCATTGTCGTTGTGGGACCAGCAGATAGCAGGGAGATTTATAaaccaacaacaacaacaactctgGAAGTGTCGTTCCACAATAGCAACCTAAAACCCAAGGAGCTGATAATTAGTTTCaggaggaagaaagcagaggtccAGAGACCAGACTCCATCGGAGGTGAAGAGAGTCAGGAACTTTCTCTGCATCTAGTTTTCCGTGCGGTGTGTTTGGTAGAAGCAAAAACTTCGATGAGATAAATCACTTCCTCTCTTACGCCCGAAAATAAAACTTTATTTAGCGATACTTGATTGTACAGAGAAGCATTGCTTTACTCCACAACTTAATTTCTGATAACAACTCCACGGAGTCAGACTGCTAAACATGCCCATTTACAGGTCAAACCAGAGTTTCGTTTGCCAGACATTTTAAACCAGTTTTTATAAAGAGCCGCCCCGTTTCCTGAGCGAAACGACATTACAAAATATTATTTACACCAGTACAACGGAAGGTTTAGTTACGCTTACTCACTTTATCTGTCACAAGTTTTCCATGTCCTCGGCATATTGCTTCAGTTGGCACAAAGGATATTCACTCGTTGTCGAGGGATCGACAATCCGtgaattgtaataaatttatacCATTGGAAGTAAAATCATACCAGCATCTTCTAAAGTAAAATCATACCAGCGTCAGGGTCGTTGGCCCAGATCCCGTCAGGAATCCAATGTTTCCAATAGAGTTTGTGCTAATGTGAGTATCTCATACGGAGTCTTCATTCGTTAGAACATCTGCCCCACTGAACTAAATTATTGTTGCTGAACTAACCGGAAATGAAAAGTTACTAACGTTCTCCCACCAGGCTACATGAACATATGGTTTTATCTACAGAGACGACCACCTAATGTGAGCAGTTGTTTGAGTCCATCTTTCAACTGCTCCCTGAATTTCGTCTAGGACAGAGTATAGATACACGTCTTGGcgcagttacagagaaactgcAACATGAACACAAACTTCACAACAAAATGAAATTGGCGGAGAGAGCGAACAACAACATTATTGACTTTCTCCGGTTCTCCACCTCTGGGTCAATTCCTtttctctctgctgttcctgagcTCCCGGCGAACTCTGTTTGCCGCGATAATATGACTGTCTGTTAAAGCATTAAAAAGCAGAATCAAACTGTAATGAtagccattaaatgctcttcatttgataagccattcaatcctggaaacattttaGTAACCACCTTGGAAtcttctctagtttcagcacatccttccaaAGATAAAGGGCTCTTATCTTAAAATTATCATGTTTCTAGATTGGGTATAAACGCCAAACCTCAGCGGAAGAAAAAACAGCTTGCATTTACACGCCGCAACTGCATAAAACCCCATCGAAGACAGCTGCTAAGCACGTCCATTTATGGGTCGGACGATAGTATCGTCTGCCAGCCGTTTTAAACTTCCGTTTTTGTAAAGGACCACGCGTTTTCAGAAGGAAAAGGCATTCGAAAAACGCCAATACAATGGATGTTACACTTATTCCAGCTCACTTTAAAAGTCACGGGTTTTCCATGTTCTCGACATATTACTGAGGTTCTCAACGAGAAAGTCCACTCGTGTTCCAGAGACCGTTAATCTGTTAATTGTAACAAAACTATAGCAATGGATGAAAAATCATGCCAGCATCACGTGGGTGGTTGGCACTTCTCATTGCAGTCTCTGCTCATGTGAAGATCTCATTAGCGAGCCAGCATTCGTTGGCACATCGACCCGAATTAACTCAGTTAATTTTGCTGAACTAACCGGTAATGACAAGTTACTAACTTTTTCTCACCAGGCTGCAAAATATACGGTTAAGCTCCCGGAAATCTGAATGATATCGACATTTATTTGAACTCCGAACAAACTTTACAATTGGACTTGCGTTTTAACTACAGACCCGACCACTAAATGTGAGCAGATGTTTGAGTCCATTCGTCAATTGCTCCCGGAACCTCCTCTGTGACAGAgtgtagatacacgtgttggtgcataTACAGAGATACCTCAACATCAACCCAAACTGTTGCAGGATATATCTCGGAGTATTCAAATATCTATTTGTGTAAGAGTAATTCTGAACTTGCCAGTTCATAGCATAGACAATATAGGGgatccacaacaatatgaaattgGCTGACAGAGCGAACAACAAAATTATTGACTTTCTCCGGTTCTCCGCCTCTGGATTTTTCTTTTTATCTCTGCTGTTCCTGAGCCCCCGGCGAACTTTGTTGGCCACTATAATATGACTGACTGTTAAAGCATTAAACAGCAGAATCAAACCGATCGGTAATAAAGGTGTAGTGATGGTGTTAAACAACTGGTATGCTTTCCACGCTGGTAAAGTTCCGTATTCCATTTTCGCAATGCATCGCCAGGATATGTTGTCAATGATAAGGTAAGCTTCTACCGCAAAAGAGAATGGAACACGCTTTGCACAACATCCTAAACACACAATTACAATCACAATAGTCGCTGTCCTCTCGGTGCAGTGCCGTTCCCGCAGCTTTTGACTGCAGATTGCAACACAGCGATCGAACGTGAAAGCCACCGTGAGCCAAACAGAGCAGTCCATGGTTGCGAGACTCAGGGCAATCGTCATGGAGCAAATCGGTGTAATGAGCAAAGGAGGGCCATAcatataaatattatttataTGACCGAGTACAACAGCAATAATAACGCACAATAAATCAGTTGCTGCCATTCCCAGCAGGTAACGGGAGATGCATTTAGAGAGTCCGCAGTTTCCCagagacaggatcacaatcgctacTAAATTAACTGCAAGGAAGCAAAGAAGAGTTATGTTCATTTGCACAATCCCTCATCATTTTTACTTCATATACGCGCAGAAAAATGTGTTGAATCGGGCTGAGTGAACCTCAGACATCGGATCCTATGCCGGGCCAGGCAGAGCTCGATTCAGACTGTGGAAATACTGCTCTCACGGGCTCCGTCACCCTCATTCCATCGGACGATAACGACGGAACCGAGTAACAGCTGAACCGCAACTTTGCAGTTGCCAGCACGTTTTCCAATCGGCTGCTTATCGACCCACTGATCGAGACAGACCCATCATTGTAGCTGAGAATGTTGAATGTTTTATATATTGCGGCCATAAAATGGACTTAGGGAGACTTTCTTCGGAGATAACATTTTGGAGTGGAGGAAAGGCAGAGCTAAATTCATGCTTCGATTTACAGGTGGCAAATAATGTTGAATCTTGTACCTTGGGACGGAGGCGCAATATAAAGATTTTGGCATCCTCACCTTGTGAGGTGGGTGTAAGAAATAAAACAAACCAAGTTTTATCTAAATTAAAACCCGCCTAGCGAAGAAGGACACATTTAAACGTAAATGGTTTGCACGTTATTGTGGCAAGTTCAAAgacaaataagcaaaaaaaaaaaaacatgtcaGAGAGTAAAAAGAAAACGGTGTCACCGAAAAACCGGGAATCTCGCAGAGAGAGCTGCAATGCTGCTTAAGATTTTGTTTTCAGTTAGTAATCGTGTGTTTCGATATTGatgcagaatcagatttataacaATATATGATGGGGAAGCTGGAAGGTGGAGCAGGGTAAAATGCTAAAACAGGAGCAATATTAACACTCAATCACTTGTTGATATTGACAATATCATCGGACATCAGAAACGAGTAAAGGTCCCAGAGAAAAATGAAGGAAtgaaataaaatatatatttaaaccCAAATAGGTTTAAAACACTAATCAGATGAGGCATCATCTGTAACAAATgctgcaaatacaaaacacatCCATACAGTTGTAGCCAATTCCAGTTACTTACCCGGGATACCAATCGCTGCTAGTACAGGATAGTAAATACTCGCGATGTAGTAAATTGCTGGATATCCCATTTTCTGTGTTAATTTGCAATCAGTTGAAAATAGTCCAACTGCCGATATCTACTGTTAATTGCTTTGCAAACTCTTATACAGGAGAGGCAAGTGCACTCTGACAATTAATCATACCACATGGTCAGTCACAACAGAGACAGTCCACTGAACAATCACTTCAGGATTGTTTTCATTTGTATTAATTTCGTCATCGTGCAATTAAAATCGCTCCCTCGGTGGAATCACAAAATAACAATTATGTTTAATTTTGTTTATTCACACCTTCAAACGAATGT
Coding sequences:
- the LOC140185480 gene encoding probable G-protein coupled receptor 139, coding for MDRAVNRNADLTDRDMTSTSWVDKQPIGKRAGNCKVAVQLLLGSVVIVRWNEGDGALNLVAIVILSLGNCGLSKCISRYLLGMAATDLLCVIIAVVLGHINNIYMYGPPLLITPICSMTIALSLATMDCSVWLTVAFTFDRCVAICSQKLRERHCTERTATIVIVIVCLGCCAKRVPFSFAVEAYLIIDNISWRCIAKMEYGTLPAWKAYQLFNTITTPLLPIGLILLFNALTVSHIIVANKVRRGLRNSRDKKKNPEAENRRKSIILLFALSANFILLWIPYIVYAMNWQVQNYSYTNRYLNTPRYILQQFGLMLRYLCICTNTCIYTLSQRRFREQLTNGLKHLLTFSGRVCS